Within the Spartobacteria bacterium genome, the region TTTTGCCTGCCATCTCTACGGCCTGCACGGCTCCGATCGCCATGTTGTCATTGGCGCACAGGATAGCCTTGATACCGGGGTGCTGCTGCAGGATCTCTGTTGTCACACCGAAGGCTTCATCGGTATGCCAGTTGGCACTTCTGCGGGCGACTACCCGTATGGCAGGATGTTCACCGAGTGCATCGAGAAAGGCTTTTGTTCTGATTTCGTTGTTTTGGGCATCGCGAATCCCTTCAATCACTGCGACATCGCCTGTGCCTCCGATCGCTCCGGCCACATATTGTCCGAGTTCATATGCGCCTAGCCGGTTGTCCGGGCCGACAAACGGTATGGTTATATCCGAGAGGACTTGGAATTCACTGCATAACGGATTGTCGACATTGATCAATGTGATACCCTGTTCAATGGCTTTCATGCAGACGGGAAATAATTTCTTTGAATCCACCGGAGCAATAATAATCGCATCAACATGGCGGGCGATGAGCCCTTCCATAATGTCAATCTGCTGTTCCAGATCCGTCGCCCGTTCGACGCCGAAGATTTCAAGATCTACGCCATACTCATCCGCTGCGATTTTCGCTCCACGCTCCATCTCGATGAAATAGGGGTTTGACAGCGATTTCATAACCAGTGCTAAAGAAAATGGTTCTGCAGCCAGCAGGCGGCTTAGCACGGAAAAGCAACATATGCAAAAAAACAGGATACGCATAAAAGAATCCATTCTTACCATTTATTAGAACAGTTAGCATCATGTCAGTCCCGGGCGATGCATGCAATGGGAAAATGGGGTCAACCCCGTTTTCTAAAGGGTCTGTTGCGTATGAGTGCTTTTTTCCCGCAAACTGCTTGATTTTTGGCGGGGTTTCCGCATCGGCGGATGCGTCATTTTTTGCAGGCGGGATAAGTGTGTTATTCTATTCTGTGCATCTTCTTTTAACGGTTAAAATTAAAGATTTTGTAAGCACTCTGTTTTTGTGATTTATAATTATTTATACTAAATATTGAATGAATTCGTTGACAACCATACCATATGGGGTACTATCCCGTAAATTAAAGCGGCCGCATGTGTGTGATGTATTGCGATGTACCGGTACGGTGCAACCGGGATCCGCTGGATGGTTTTCTATCAAATAAATGTGAAGATAAAGGGCAGTATCAGATGAAAAATGAAGTATTCAAAAAATTCCGGAAAAGAACGGGTCACCTCGTTTCTTTTCACCGCGCAAAAATAGAACGTGCGCTACAGCGTGCCTTTGATGAATCCTCTCGTCAGCTTAATGAAGCCCTTCGTCCGGAAGCGGCCATTAATGTAACGGACAAGGTGCTGGTTTATCTGAATGATTCTTCGTCTCGGTTTTATGTTCAACCGGATGACAAGGGTGAACGTATACCCGATATTGAGAGTGTACAGAACTTGATTGAAATAGTGCTGGATGAAGAAAAAGAGCGCATGGTTCTGGCCTTATACAGCCATTATCGTAAAAAACGTGAAAAAGCGCGCTTGAAACTGAAAGTGCGCGGATCAGAGCAGGCAAAGGTGGATGTGACTGATGCACATCTGATGCTGGTGGAATCGGCTTCGCAGAATGTTGCGCTGCCATGGGATCGCAGTCGCATTGTTCGCCAGTTGCTCACGAAAACCAGTCTGCCGGCCGATGAAGTGGTGAGTATTGCGAAAAGTGTGGAAAACCGCTTGATTGACAGCCAGATCAATTCCATTAACACCAGTTTAATTCGCGAACTGGTAAATAACGAGCTCTCCCAGCGCAGCCACAGCGATCAGATTAATGATTTGTCGTTATATCGCATTTCAAAAGATTACGTAGAATCGCTGATGTTTCAGAAGTCCTCGGAAAACAGTAATATCGTAAACAACAACCCCGAGGCGGTGAATTTGGGTATTGCGGAGCTGGTTTTGAAACAATGGGCATTGGAACGCATTTTCTCGCCGGATATTAAACGTGCGCACGACACCGGTGCTGTTCATCTGCATGACTTGGGCTATCCACACCGTGTATACTGTTCCTCGCATTCTATCGAATATGTGAAGAAATACGGGTTGCAGGGGCTGGTTAATCTCAATACGGAATCCTATCCTGCGCGTTCAGCCTCTGTTTTGACAGGGCATCTGAATACTTTCCTTGCTTCCATGCAGGCCAATTACGCCGGGGCGCTGGGCATTGCGTATATCAACATTTTGTATGCGCCCTATTTGGAAGGCATGGATCGATCACAGCTGAAACAGGTTGCTCAGGAACTGATATTTAACGGGTCGCAAAATGCCTTTTCCCGGGGCGGACAGACCTTGTTTCTTGATTTTAATATTCACACCGGTGTGCCGAGCTATATGAAGACCATTCCCGCTGTCGGTCCGGGCGGAAAGTATATGATCCGCATGGCGGACGGCCATAAAGAGTGTCTGGATGAAGTGCTGCGGACGGAAGAACTGGATCCCGGCGGATATCCGATGATGGATCTGTATCATACCGATGATGAAGGGAATCGTCGGCTGGTTCTTCGTGAATTGGTCAGTAAGCATGGTAAAGTATATTTTGATTTCGATATCGAAGAGGCATTGCGTGCCCGTGGCGAAGCGATTGTGACCTATGGAGATTATGCGAAGGAAACCCGCGAATTCTGCCGTGCGCTATTGACGGTGTTCGCTGAGGGGGATCGGCATGGTCGTGTATTCGAATTCCCGAAATGTGATTTTCATATCAGCGATGAAACATTTGAGGATGCGGAGCAGTTCCAAATTTATATGGAAGCCTGCCAGCTCGCCAGTAAGAACGGTTCAACCTACTTCATCTTTGACCGCGATGAAGTTACGCTGTCGGCCTGCTGTCGTTTACGTACGACGATTGAAGATGACCGCATGCTGCGTCATCCGGAGTGTATGCGTTTTTGCGGATTCCAGAATGTGACCATTAATATTCCGCAATGCGCCTATCGCGCAGCCCGCAGAGGCAAGGATCATATTATTGAGCATTTCTACGAAGAGGTGGATGCCATGATGAACCTGGTCATTCGTGCGCATCTTCAGAAAAAAGACATGATAACAAAGCTGATGGCCCAGCCGGGTACGCCCCTGTGGCAGATTGGAAAGCTCTCCTGCGATGGTAAACCCTATGTCGATCTGGAAAAATGTACCTATATTATCGGGCTGATCGGTGTAAATGATGCGGTCAAATTCCTTCTGGGCAATGAGTTGCATGAAAGTCCGGAAACGGCGCGTCTCGGATTGGAGATTGTTGGTCATATGTATCTGAAGACGAAGCAGTTGTCTGCGATGCATCAACTGAAATTCACACTGGAAGAATCCCCGGCAGAAAGTGCGGCGCGCCGTTTGGCTAAGTCTGACCTGGTTTACTATCCCGAAGAAGCGGAACCGGTGGTCAAAGGCGATTGTGACGATGTTGTTTACTATACCAATTCCGTACATCTTTCTGCCGATGCGGATGTGACGTTAACGGAACGCATTCGTGAACAGTCTAAGTACCACAGCATGATCGAATCGGGGGCGATTACGCATGCCTTTGTTGGCGAAGAACGGCCTTCGGCTGCATCCATTGCACATCTGATGAAAGAGGTTTTCTATAGAACGCAGTCGGCGCAGGTGACCATTTCTCCAGAATTCACTTACTGTAATGACTGTAACTGCAATATGCGGGGATTGAAGGAGACCTGCGAGCACTGCGGATCGTCGGATGTGGTCGGCGAAACAAGGGTTGTGGGTTATTTCAGTAAAATTCAGAACTGGAATAAGTCCAAGCGCTATGGCGAACTCGTTGCCCGCCAGCGCGGACAGTACAGTGTGGAATCGGCTGATACGGTGTGCGATGCACAGTCGGTCAGCGAACTGAACTGAATGTACTATTTAAACAGTAAGGATACGATCAAATGAGTGGAACGAATTACAGAGTGACTGTGTTTGGCAAAGAGGGGTGTGATAAGTGCTCTCAGTTGAAAAACCGGTTGTCCAAAATGATTAATAAAGGCCAGCTGGCCGATGTGGATATGGATTACAAGGATGTCTTAACCGTTGACGGTGTGGTTGATTTTTCCGAATTGGAATGTCTGAATCCGCAACGTATACCCGCGATGGTTGTAAGTCGTTATTCTTCTGAATCCGGTCGTTATGAGGCCATCGAGAATCCCCGTCCCGGCGAAGCTGATGCGGTCTGCAAGAAATCGCGTTTATATCATATCATGGGCGTTCAAACCGATTATTCGCTGGAAGGGCGGGGGATTATCACCCCGGAGATGATTGCGCATGTGGTCACCGAAGCGCAGCGTTGTTGATATGTCTTCTCTTGTAAATACTGCGACAGCGTCGGCGGTCAATCCGCCGGCGTCTTCTTTTTCACCCGTCTATGGCTTTCAAAAGAATCCTTCTATGGTGGATTATGAGGGGCAGCTGAGTGCGATATTTTTCACCAGCGGGTGTAATTTTCAATGTGGATTTTGTCACAACGCCGCCTTGATCGGAAAACAGCAAAAACATCTCACATGGGATACGCTGAAGTCTGCCTGTGTGAAATTTAAGAAAAACTGGGTCAACGCTGCAGTTATTTCAGGTGGAGAACCCACCTTGTGGTCGCAGCTTCCACAGTTGGTTGAGTATTTTCATTCTCTCGGGTGGCGCGTAAAGCTGGATACCAATGGATCGAACCCTGCGATGTTAGCTCAGGTGATTGACCAGGTTGATTATATTGCCATGGATATAAAAACAGCCCCTCTGTTATATGATCAGCTGGTCCATTATCAGCAGATGAACTCCATTAAAGCATCAGCACAGTTGATTATAGAACGGGCTAGGGATTATGAATTCCGCACGACAGTTCTCGGTGATCATCATACGCCGGAAGTTGTACGTCAGGCCGTGACATTGATTCCCGGGGCGAAAAAATATGTGTTACAGGCCTTTTTGCCCCGTGAAAATCTTCCTGATCCGCATTATCGTACTTTAGCGCGAACAGAGATGGACATATTGACTGTATTGGCGGATGCCGTTCGGGATCTCCAGCCCGGAGTGATGATTCGCTAATGCGGTCTAGCTTCCGGCTCCACCAGAAAGTCGATCCAGGCTGTATTGCAGCTGGAATTGTAACTCCGCGTTATGGGGATCAAGCGCAAGACCTTCGCGGAATACATTGATGGCGGCCTGAGGCCGGTTTTGTTTTCTGAGCAGGATCCCTAGCTGCATGCGGTAAAATGCATTGCGCTTCTCCATTTCGACGGCCTTCCTTAACGCGTTCTCTGCGTCCTGCGTAAGACCTAGACTGGAATAAACGCGGCTGGTTCCATAAAAAAGTTCTGCGTCGGCACCATTCCATCTTTCTGCGATGTCGTAATAGGCAAGGGCCTGTTCGCCGTATGTCTGCCGGTATGTCGGGTCTATATCCCAGAAGCTTGCCGTTTTCATGACGTGTCCCCAGGCTTTCCATGCGTCGGAGTTCATGGGTTGTATACGCGTTGCCCACCAAAACCATGAGGTCGCCTGATCTCGCTGCAGTGCGTCGGCGGCGGCCTGACCTTTGCGTGTAAACAGATCCGTAAGTGTAAACGAGAGCGAGGCACATAGACCTGTCAGACAGAGAGGTGCCGCGATCCATGCAATATATTTGCCGTTCCATGTTCGTCGCTGTAACAGGGGAGCACTGTACCCATCGGCGGCGCAGGCATAGGCCGTCCCGGCAATGAGGGCTAAAATCAGCATGTTGCCGAAAATGTGCATATTGAAATCAAACATGGCATGTATCAGCGTGGCGGCGGTACCACCTGTCACGGCGGCCGATAATCCGATATCACGGGCACGCTCGGAAAGAAAGGACGCCCGAATAAAAGCACTGAGACTCGTTATGCCGGCCACGACTGCCAGTGCCATACCGATGAAGCCCGTTTCTCCTGCCCACTGTAATATTTCATTATGCGCGTAACGAGCCCAGAGCTGACTGTTGTGCGTTTTAAACAGAGGGTAGACCCAGCGATATACCCCCGCACCAAAACCGGTGGCCGGCTTCTGCGATATCATATTCAGTGTATCTTTCCAGAGCATATAACGTATTCTGACGGCTCCGTCTGGATTGACCGGATTAGCACCAGAAAGACGGGCCTGAACGGAAGGAGACAGCATCCATAAAATGCCGAAGAGCAGTCCTGCAGCCACCAGTGCGATTAACGGGAAAAGATAATACATTTTACGGTTTTTGTGCCCCCACACAAGCCACAGGGTTAGTCCGCCGCCCAATGTGCCGGCCAGCCAGCCGCTGCGTGACATGGTGAGGATGAGAACCGGAATACTTAAACAAAGGGCATAGCCCGCCAGTAATTTTAAGGGAATCCCGGAGGAAGGAATGAAGAGTAATGCTATACAGAGGCAGATTCCTAATTCCAGCAGTGCCGCAAAATGATTAGGACACATGTAGGTTGCACTGGCTCGCATGCCATATTGTACCGGTCGGCTGAGACTGAGAACGGCGTTGGTGTGGTGGGCATGCTGTATCAGTGCATACCAATCCAGACTGCTGATGAGAATGAGTACAACGGCCGTCATCATTCGCCAGTATCGTGCCGTTATGGGCATTGTGCCCAAGCTGAAATACGTCGCTGAAAA harbors:
- a CDS encoding anaerobic ribonucleoside-triphosphate reductase activating protein, translated to MWSPKRSVVDMSSLVNTATASAVNPPASSFSPVYGFQKNPSMVDYEGQLSAIFFTSGCNFQCGFCHNAALIGKQQKHLTWDTLKSACVKFKKNWVNAAVISGGEPTLWSQLPQLVEYFHSLGWRVKLDTNGSNPAMLAQVIDQVDYIAMDIKTAPLLYDQLVHYQQMNSIKASAQLIIERARDYEFRTTVLGDHHTPEVVRQAVTLIPGAKKYVLQAFLPRENLPDPHYRTLARTEMDILTVLADAVRDLQPGVMIR